A single window of Ischnura elegans chromosome 8, ioIscEleg1.1, whole genome shotgun sequence DNA harbors:
- the LOC124163463 gene encoding uncharacterized protein LOC124163463, which translates to MLPKKKKLCINTQMGCNDTFGRGEGDLSKPMYIPVERADAHNNLFTLAEDETKEIDSAMDCDSPHLDTEGDAMNGPRNGMDRENHIDGDVKNEKHFPSKQPSAFRHPYEPAEQMEFCTNGMDAINARFQDEYDFGYLCQREPTEEWEEREGAMPGDRFAADPAAPIYLRSAIYQRHSSENTNSMDYGNTLEGGERRHHSHTIVVHPWWNETSTNAELDIWEDL; encoded by the exons ATGCTgcctaagaagaaaaaattgtgcattaacACACAAATGGGATGCAATGACACTTTCGGCCGTGGTGAAGGTGATTTATCAAAACCAATGTATATCCCAGTAGAACGTGCTGATGCccacaataatttatttacgTTGGCTGAAGACGAGACAAAGGAAATAGATAGTGCAATGGACTGCGATAGCCCTCACCTTGACACCGAAGGTGACGCTATGAATGGACCGCGCAATGGAATGGACCGCGAGAATCATATCGATGGTGatgttaaaaacgaaaaacaCTTTCCCTCAAAACAACCTAGTGCATTCCGgcatccttatgagccagctgagcagatggAATTTTGTACCAATGGAATGGACGCGATAAATGCTCGCTTCCAAGATGAATATGACTTTGGGTATTTATGCCAACGTGAGCCCACAGAAGAATGGGAAGAACgggaaggtgcgatgcctggtgacaGGTTTGCAGCTGATCCAGCAGCACCGATCTATCTGCGATCCGCTATTTACCAAAGACATTCATCCGAAAAT ACGAATAGCATGGATTACGGCAATACATTGGAAGGTGGAGAAAGAAGACATCATTCCCACACCATTGTCGTTCATCCATGGTGGAATGAGACCAGCACCAACGCAGAACTGGATATCTGGGAGGATTTGTAG